CGCCTTCCCACCCTCAAGCGACTTGCGCGGCGGCGAGGTTTATTTCTGCCTGGCATCAATTCAGCCGACAACCGACCGCACAAAAGTCATGGCAGGTATGGGTTGTTAAAATCGCTCCAGGCATTTTTCCCATTCATATTCAAACCGCGATGTTTTCGGACTGTGTACCGGTTGCTCATTTTGCCCAGTGCACTGATCCTTTTCCAAGTCATTCGCGGAATTGATGATGGCCTGAGACCAAGCTGCAATACTAAGGTCATGTACCTCGGTTGCACCCGGTTTGATGTGATCCTTTAAGCCATCGGTTTTGGCTACTATCACTTTACGACCGGCGGACAGGGCTTCCCGAGCGACCAAGCCAAAAGCTTCCCAGCGCGACGGCATGAGTAAAACATCGATCGATCGCATGGGCTCTAGCGGGTCTTTACAGTGACCGTGAAAACTAATCCTGGGGTCGCAATAGGCCAGCTCCTCAAGCTCGGCCCGCAATGGGCCATCACCAAAAACTTTTAGGCGCAGGTCGGGCCCGCTACACTCGCGAAAGGCCTGAATGGCGATATCAAAACCCTTTTGTTCGTGCAGGCGTCCAACCAGGCCAAAGATCCGTGCGCGGCTGCCCGGTCCGGGGAGGGTTTCAAACCCAGTCAGATCGACGGAGGACTGGATGACCGATAGCCGCTCTTCATCAATCAGGTCGCGCCGGATCAGCCAGTCCCTTTGGGCATTGCTCACCGCGATAACACGGTCAAACAGGCAGAATGCACTGCGTAACATGGCAAAAAACCGAATCTTATTTAGCACCTTTTGCGCAACGAAACCCTGTGTGTAACTGTGTTCAACATGGATCATGGGAATATTGGGATGCATGGCCCGCAAGCGCACCCGCGCAGCAAAGTTCCGCCAGTTTAATGCCAGATGGGAAACGATTATATCAACGCGGCCGTCAGGAAGCGTCAGGTTGTTGTTTTCAATCACGGCCATGCGGTGATGACCGGATTTGGCCAAGTATTTCGACGCTAGAATATTGTCGATAACCCGCATAACACCGCCCGGTGTGGTATCGTCGGTGAGGTGTAAGATGGCTGTATTACTCATAAAAATCTCCTGTAGGTGATATGCTTAGAGTGAATTCAGGGCAGATCACCGGAAAGTGGCTGCAATCCGCATCGGATCAAACCCGGTTCGGGCCAGAGATTCGGCGGCTACAATGGTGGTTAGGGATTTCAGGGGCTCTTCCATAAGCGGCCTTAGCGATGCCTTTAGGAATTCATGGGCGTATTTTTTGGCCTTGAAACCATCCCCTGCGCTGACGGCACGGCGGGCAAGATAGCGCAGTTGGTAGGCGCGGGCAGCGGGTTCATGTTTTGCAAAAAACGCAGGATTCAGCGGACGCAGTTTGTCGACCATACGGTTCCAGGCGGCCAGTTGCTTGTTTGTGTTTGCTGACAACCCTTGGCGGGCAATTCTGTATTTGGTCAAATGACCCCAAATGCCTTCGATCTCCCAGTCCGTGGTCAGGGCCAGGCGCAGCCAGCATTCGATGTCCTCGGACTGGCGAAATGTTTCGTCAAAGTACCACTGCCGCGGGCGATCCCTTTGAGGGGTATAGGCAATGTCCATCAAAGCGGCGCGGCGAAAGACAGCAACCGAACCATTGCCCACAGGGTTTCTTTTGAATACCGCTGCTGCTGTGATTCCCTGCAGACGGGGGGTCTGCTTCAAGCCCAGTGTCTGGTTGTTTTCATCGATCAGAGTAGAGCCCGCGTAGCTGAGCCCGACGTCCGGCGACCTATCCAGGTGCTGAACATGTCTGGCCAATTTGTCCGGCACCCAAAGATCATCCGAGTCACAAAAGCCGATATAATTTCCCGTTGCCTTGGCGATCCCGGTATTGCGCGCCCCAGCCAAACCGCGGTTTGGCTGGTCAACATAAGATATCCGCTTGTCCTTTAGAAACGAGGCGATGATATCGCTTGTGCCATCGGTGGACCCGTCATTGACGACGATTATCTCAAAATCCTGAAACGTCTGATCCAACAGTGACAAGAGCGTGTCGGCGAGCGTGGCCGAGGCATTAAAGGCTGGAACTATGATACTTGCTTTGGGCATTATGTACTCCATTTACCTTAGCGAGAGAACAGCGAGCGGCGCAGCGACTTGGGCAACAGGGGCGCGCAAATTGCGCCGACTGCGGTTGGTAAGCCACTGCGCAGAGGAAACAGGAATGCGCGTGGGCTTTGCCGCAGGCCTGAAAATGTCAGGTATATGGCGGAGGAGCCGTAGTGGCCCAGTCTTAGGGCGCGACGTGCCAGGTAACGCATGTAGATTGCTTCGGCGTGCCTGTCGGGCTGGAAGCCAAAACCGCGGGCCGTTGCCAGAACTTTCTGACGCGATTGGGACATGGCCGTCAGATCCGATGACAATCCTTGTGGGCTGGTCCGGTACCACACGTGCAGTTCATCAAGACCTTTGATGGTTGCGCCACCACCAACAAGCCGGATCAGCCATTCAAGATCTTCGTTGTGGACCAGGTTGACGTCAAAGCCGCCACTTAGCAGGAAAGTTTTACGACGAATGGATATGTTCGATGTGGTACACACCGGGTTTTCCCCCATGAGCAAGGGCACCGATAGCGGGGCACTTGGCATTCTGGAGTGTGTATCTGCCTTGCCGCGTTTGCGGAAGAACGCGACCCGTCCGAACAGGCCATCGACACGCTCGGCCTTGAATTCGCGATGCAGAAACTCCAGTTTTTTGGGCACCCAAAGATCATCCGCGTCGCAGAAACAAAGGATGTTTCCGGTGGCATAATGCGCGCCCATGTTGCGGGCAGCGCTGGGACCTTTGCCCTGATTGCGCAGCATTTTGATGCGCTTGTCAGCCGCCTCCCAGCCCTTAAGCAGCTTGGGTGTCTCATCGGTTGATCCGTCATCGATACAGATCAGTTCCCAGTCTCTGATTGACTGAGACAGAAGAGAGCCGATCGATTCATTCAGTGTTTTCGCAGCATTGAAGCACGGCATAATGATAGTAAATTCTGGCATAGCTCAGACCTTTCTCAAGTCCTGTTGGGCGGGTTTCATTAAATGCGGCAGCGCCGCGGCGAGAAGAATTGTTGTGGTGGTGGCCACATAGGCTGTCGCCATGGTGGTCAGACCGTAAGGGGCGGCCAGGATCGCCGAGAAAACCAAGGCGATTGTCAGGATGAGGGTCACGGTGAATTCGACTTTGGGGCGGCCGCTGACCCGCAGGCTTGCCGCCACAGAGGTCCAGATTGTCAGGGGCAGGGCGGCGAAACACAGCAGTGAAACGGTGGGTGCAATATGGCCCCACTTGGCCCCCAGCAGCAGCGGCACATAGACCGACGCAAACAGGGACTGCAGCAGGACAACGGGCAGAATGCAGATTATGGACAGGGTCACGGTGCGTCGCAGGGCTGCGTGTTGATCCGCCTCTTTGCAAAGATGTGGAAACAGGACGATGCCAAGTGCGGCACAAAAGGAGGTCGCCAAGCTGAGGCCGGCGTTGAAGGCCAGAAAATAGATCCCTAGCGCCTTGGGGCCCAACACCGCACCGACCACGATCTTATCCGCATGCAGGCGCAGCGCTTTGACCAGTTCGATGCCGGTGACCGGCAGGCCGTAGGTTACAAATGGCTGCAGCGGGGCTTGGTGGACAAGGCTTTTGCGCTGCCAGGGACGCAGATGGCGCACAGCCACCAGCCAGATCGGTGCGGTCAGCACCCGTGGCAGGATCAAAACCAATGGCGACGCCCAGGCAAAAGCCAATGCAACGGTAATCAGGTTGGCCCCGGAGACCTGAATTGCGGAAATCACCGCAACCCGTTTCAGACGGTTCTCGCGCATGGCCAATGCAACCTGCACCAACCCCGCGGGCATAAACAGGTATTCGATGGCCATCAGGCCAACCAAGGCGCCAACAGTGGTTTGACCAGCGACATGAAGCGCACACCCAATGGCCATCTGGACGACGGTCAAGCCGACGCAGTATCCCCAAAACAACCGATGCGCCGAATGGCAGACCGCCTCTAGGTTGTCTTTATGCGCAGCAATAATACGTTGGCCAATCCCGTTTTCAGTTAGGGATTTCAGCACTTCGCCAACCGCCAGAGCTGCGGCCGCATAACCAACATTTTCGGCGCTCAATGTGCGGGAAATGGCCACCACAACCAGCAGGCGGGTGGCTTTCGCCGAGACTTCGGATGCGCCAAAGGCCATCAGATTTGTCAGGAAGGAAGAAGAGCCATTGGCGACGCGGGACATTGGAAACTCATGTGTTGTTTCCTCTAGCCTAGCCCTGCGCCCTGTCTGACGCGGGTCCCGCATTCGGAGAACCCACGTCAATTCTGTAGCGCAATTGACCCATTGGGATAGGAAAACGACCCACCTGCATAAGGCGAGCTGGACATGGGCCTGGTCTATGGATTGACTGGGCAAAAAAAATGACGAGGTAGGGCAGACTTTGGTTGACCAGTGGATGAGACGTCTTAGCACGCTTTCTTTTGTGCTGCTTGCCAGCTGTGCCGCAACTGGTCACCCGGATAATCTGGAAACCCAGCCCGGTGAATACGGCTATCAGGCGCAGTACCGTGATATTGATGTCAGCCGCGCCGAGGCAGGTTTTCTAAAGTCCGCCCGGCTCAATTCAGAAATCTGCCTGCCGTATCGTGGCGGCGCCTATGGCACCAAAATCAGCGGCGTTGCCAATACGCTGTTGGGGGAACGATTGTCGCGCAATGATCTGGTCGAGGTCAGAATTGGCAGTGACGAAGATCTTGGTGGAAACTATGTGATTTCCCGAGACGGCACTTTGAAAATGCCGTTTCTGCCGCCCATTCGTGCGCAGGGTCGCAGCACGTCTGATGTTGAACGCGATTTGAAAAATACTCTGATTGCGGAACAGCTGTATGACACGGCCCCTTCGGTTTCGGTGCGTATCATGGATGTTGCTTCGGCGCTGGTCGGGGTGTCTGGTGCCGTGTTCGAACCCCATCAGGTTGAACTTGGCGGCGTGTCTGGAGATCAACTTGATACGGGCCGACAAGAGGCTTTGGGCGCGTCGACCGAGGCCCGCAACCTGTCTGCGGCCCTGCGTGCGTCTGGTGGGGTGCGTCCCGATGCTGATCTGTCTGCGGTCGAGCTGCGCCGCAATGGCAGGTTATACACGCTGGATCTTCGTGGCGTTTTTCAGGGTCACAATATGGTGGATGTGATGCTGCTGACAGGGGATCAGGTCTTTGTCCCGTCCCGTCAGTGTTTTCAGGATGACCTGATGCGCCCCAGCCCGATCAGCCCTCCGGGTGTTTCAGTGTTTATGTCGAACCTGACCCAACCGGCCACTGGCAACGCGATCTCGGCAATAGGTCGTAACGTCCGCGAAATGCCCTATGGGACGCGGTATTTGCAGGCCATCGTGGACCTCAACTGTGTTGGTGGGTCGCGCGCAACAAGCGCACATCGGTCTGGCCTACTGTTGTCACGCAATCCTATCTCAGATGTGTCCATTGCCATCGAGCGGGATATCGAAGATATGCTGCGCCGCGCTGATCGGGACGACTACGATCCCTTTATTTTGCCAGGCGATTCCGTCGCTTGCTATGACAGCACGATCACCAATGTCGCCGAAGTGGCCCGTGTGCTTGGGTTGATCGGGGTTGGTCTGTTGTTGAACGAGTAATGTGTTACTGACCCGCAGAGACGGACTTGAGATCAAGAGTGGCGCGGGTTTTCGCCCATAAGTCGGACAGATCGGCGATCTCGGCCAGGCTGGCTGAGGTGTCGGATCGTTTGGCCGCAACCTCTAGGTTGCCAAGGCTGGTCGCAAAGTCTGCAGCGCCGAAAAGACTGGCCGTGCTTCGGACTTGATGGCACTTTGCTGCAAGCGTTTCGAAACCCAGTGTTGTTAAAGGATCGTTTTCCAAATCCGCTAACAGCGCATCACCTTCAGTCAGAAACCTGCCCAAAAATATGTTGTATTCACGTTGGTTTAGCAAATCTTTGGCCAACTCTGCTTCTTCATCTACAGGCCTGTTTCTGGGGTCGGAATTGATCATGCATGACCCATCAAGCACCGTTTGAAGGGCGCGGCGCAGTTCTGGTAACTGAAGCGGTTTGCCAATAAATCCATCCATACCGCTGGCCCTAAAATGTGTCGTTTCCTCGGGTAGGACATTTGCCGAAAAAGCGAAGATTGGAATGTCACAGAAGGGTTGCGGCGCGGCGCGAATTTTCCGTGTTGCCTGAAGACCATCCATACCGGGCATGCTGATATCCATCAGGATAACATCAAAGGTCTCGGTCGAAGCTTTGGCGACGGCCGCCAGCCCATCAGGAACCAATGTCACCTTGTGGCCGTCACGTTCCAGCAGTTTGCGCGCGACAAAGGCATTGGTCTCGACGTCCTCGGCGACAAGAATTGACAGCGACTGGTCTGCGGCTCGCGCCTTTTCCTCGCTACTGTCGGGAAGCGGTTCGGCGACCGGCAGCAGGGGCAGGTGTAGCCAAAAAACGCTGCCGTCACCCGGCGTACTTTCGACACCGATACTGCCGCCAAGCAGCTGTACCATACGTCTGACAATGCCCAGGCCTAAGCCTGTTCCGCCGCTGTCGCGTGTATAGGTTGAATCACAGGTCTCAAAATCTTCAAATATTCTGAGCTGGTCTTCATCGGAAATGCCGATGCCACTGTCGATAATCCGTAACTCGACATTGCAGGTGTCGTCGGTCGGCGTGATCTGTTCTGCCTCGATGCTAATGTGGCCCACATGTGTGAACTTAATTGCATTCCCAACGAGGTTTAGCAGAATTTGCTCAAGAATTGTCTGATCTGTTGAAACCCATTCCAAACTGGGCCCCAGCCATTCCCATTCAATGGTGGTCTGATTTCGCCCTGCGTGGCCACTTTGGCCGTCAACAATGTCTTGTAGGAAGTGACCCAAATGAAAGGTCGATTGTACGACAGCGGGCTTGCCAGACTCAAACTTGGCAATATCCAAAATGGAATTGACATGATGCATCAACTGGCGTCCCGATATTTCCATGTTCTGCACATAGGTTGTCTGATCCGTGTCTAAGGTGCTTTTGCTGATCAGGGTCAGGTTGCCGAGTAATCCATTCAGCGGCGTGCGTATTTCGTGGCTCATCATAGCCAGGAAATTTGCTTTGGCTTTCTCACCTGCCAGCGCCTGGTCTCGTGCGCCGCGCAGCTCGGCCTCGGCGTTCAATTGTTGAGAGATGTCCCTCAGGAAGCTAATGATCACATCGCCATCTTCGGTTTGGGCTGATTGCATGGCCAATTCGACGGGAAAGCGTTCCCCGTTGGCCCTGCGGGCTTCAAGGCGTACGCGGCCAGTTCCTATCGGCTGGTTATCAGCAGTTTGCACCATCAGGGAAAATCTTCGCTGATGGGCTTCTTTGTGTTCAGCTGGGACAATCAGATCATCAATGTTCTGACCTTTGGCGTCGGCCAATGAATAGCCAAATGTGGTTTCGGCAGCCGCGTTCAAATCCACGACATGCCCCTTGGTATCTGCGACGATCACGGCCTCTTGTGTTGTCGACAGGATCGTCTGCATATGCGCGTTGGCGCGGATCAATGCACGTCCTCTGGCCCGGATCTGAGCGTTGGCCAACAGGGAATAGGTAAACAACGCAGCGAGTGCGACCAATATTGTCACTGAGACAATCGCCAACTGTGTCAAAGTTGAAAATATACGTGACCGCTGCATATCCGAGGCGCGGGCGAAATGGGACAGGCCTAGGATGAACAGGCTTCGCACTTCGGGGCGCAGCGCAGCAGACTGATTGAACAGATCTGGAATGGCCGATCGCAAAGCATCATCTGGCCCGTCCATGAGAACAATCGTCTGGTCCAGAAATGTCTGTAGCGATATGATTGAGCGCAGAAATTCCTCAATCTTTCGAGTGGGCTCGAAAAGCTTACCATTGGCCAGAATTCCCAAGCGGCTGTACAGGATATCAAAATCCTTTCGAACAGCAGCGAGATCCGAGGTTTCAGGGTGATTATTCTGTTCAAGAGTGAGCAAGAAATCGAGGTATTCGATTTCGACCTGGGACAATGTCCACTGCACCGTGTCTGAATCGGAGGACCGCAGTTGCTTTAGGTCCCGGTACACTTCGAGCCCAATCAGAACCAGAAGAGGCAGACACAGAACGACCAGAGGCAGCAGAACCCAATTCTTGAGGACTAGAAATAACCTGGGGTAACGGGGCAATTTGAGACGCTTTCAAAGGAATGTTCTGAAGCTACCATATCATTGAACAATATTTAATCGATTGAGTTGCCAGATACTGCGTGAATAAATCGTTTCGGTGCGAAATTCTGGCGATTGGTCAAATGGGTAGATGATCCAGAGCGGACCTTTTTCACGTCTGGGGATTGGCTGGCCGTCAATGGCAAAGGCAACAATGGGCCCCCCTACACGTGCATCACTTCGCGGGATGGCCACGGCGTAATCGTTCAGCGCGATCGCCTGAATAGTGGTTCCCTTGACGTCCAGATGTTGCAGCAGAGTGTACAGGGGAACACCGGAAAACTCGTGTACGCCCTGGGTCCAGATTGTCGATGTAACAATATTTTCGACAGCAATATCTTGTAGATCCTGAACACTTAGTAAGAAGGCTTGATCCGGACCCTGTCCGCCAGTGACTTCCAGTACTGGCATTGCCTCAGTTTCTGCCGTTCCAGCGGTAACTCTGGTTGCGACAATGGCAGCTAGAAACAAGGTACGGGCGATTGAGTAAATACCATTGATTGTCATAATTCACCTCTGTGTTTTCACTATTAGCTTCACACGTTGACCAGGGCTCTTTCTGCCTCTCTCATGTATTAGGAACTATCCGAAAGGATAGAGTGGCCTTGATCGGGGATTTGCAAAGACGTGGCGTGTGGGAATGACCCTGCGACGGTGGGGGCTTAGTAAGCCCCGCGCCCTTTGAACACCGCCTGAAAGGTTACGGCGATCAGGGCCAGGTCCAGCAAGATGGAGCGTGAGCGGGTATAAGCGATGTCCATATCCACCATGCGATCAAAATCGACATCAGCGCGGCCAGAGACCTGCCAGATTCCGGTCAGTCCCGGTTTGACGCTGAGGCGGCGGAGCGCCCGTTTGGAATAGGCTTCGACCTCCTCGGGCAGCGCTGGGCGCGGGCCAACAATCGACATCTTCCCGGTTAGTATGTTCACGATCTGGGGTAACTCGTCCAACGAGAACCGGCGCAGAATACGACCGACTTTTGTCACCCGAGGATCGTTGCGGGCTTTGAAGCAGATGCCGTCACGGTCAGACGCCGACAATAGATCCTTGCGTCTCTCCGCAGCGTCCACGTGCATGGAACGGAACTTATACAGAGTGAATTGCTTGCCATTCCGGCCAACACGTTTCTGGCTGAAAATTGCAGCGCCCGGGCTTTCCAATCGAATGGCGGCACCAATCAGTAGAAGCAGCGGAAAAAGTGCGACCAGAGCAACAGTGCTTAGCACCACATCCAAAAGCCTTTTGTGAATGGCATATTTGGAGCGGGTGTGCAGCGCATGGCGTGCGGCGCGAAACAAAAAGGTGAAATTGCCAAGGATGTACCGCTTGGCCAGCCGGGTTGGTTCCATCGCCAGACGCCAGACCCATTCGCATTTCGCCTGTCGGACACAGAGCGGCGCGCGTTTGACATTGCCAGCCCAGAAATCAAACAATCCACCAACCGCCATCTTAAGGTCAGGACGCAGGTCTGGTCCAAAGCGGTCCAACCACAGCTCTTGCAGGGGGACCCCCATGGCGACCAGCAAGATATCCGCGCCAGAGCCATTGATCGTGTTTATAGCGTCCTGGGCATTCGCAGCGTCTTTAAACCCATCGAGAGTTCCAGCGATACGCAGCCCAGGGATCATGGACCCAAGGTGTTTTGCAGCTTTTTCTGCGGTGCCCGGTCGGGCGCCAAATAGAAAAACGCTTTTCCCTTGTTTGGCGGCTGCTTTCAGCAAAGGTGGCAACAGATCGGTACCGTTCAGATTGGCCATCAACCCGTCGCCCTGCATCCTCGCCGCCAGCTCAACACCAATACCGTCGGGAAGGACCAGATCTGCACGATCCAATGCTGTGGCGTAATCCGACTTCACTGCGCGCATGTTGGCACAATGTGCATTCAGGAAAAATACGGTGCGCTTGCCCGGCTGCAAAAGATTGTTGATCGCCGCCTGTGGGGTTGCGTCTACCACCTCAACATTCATGACCGCGCGTCTGTCCAGCTTGGGAAAAACGGGTGTGGCACCCTGCGCAAAGAAGGTATCAAAACTGATGGACTGATGCTGCATAACGTGACTCCCTGTGTCTGAGTTCACTTTTATTGTGCATGATCAACGGGGGGGCAGGGGCCGGGCATCAGGATGATTTAAGAGACGAAAACGCCCGTTCGGGATTATCGGCTGCCAAATTCCCCATAGGCAGGGGCGCATTATCCATTTGGATAGAAATCTGGTCTAAATTTTCTCACGGACCTCACCATTTGCGCCTAGAATGGAAGGTAAGTTTCTTTTTAGATGAGGTTTTGTGGTGCGAATTTTAATTGCAGATGATCATGAACTCCTGCGGGATGCACTTGGTGCCTTTATGCAGAGCGAAGATGGGATCGAGTTGCATACAGCGGCAGATTTTGACGAGGCTTGCATCCTGTTAAAGGGGGAGTGGACTTATGATCTTGTTCTCCTGGACTATAATATGCCAGGCATGAATGGGCTGAATGGGATTAAAGAGGCCAATGAAATCAGTGGTGTTCACCGGGTCGCCTTGATGTCAGGTGAGGCCAATCGTGAGATTGCCGAACAGGCGCTTGAGATGGGTGCCATCGGATTTATTCCCAAAACCCTGCCTGCAAAATCTCTGGTCAATGCGATCAAATTCATGGCGATGGGTGAAAAATATGCACCGCTTGATTTCATGACCGCAGAAGCAGACGAGGTCAGTCATCCGATCCTGGACAAACTGACCAACCGCGAGCGCCAGGTGCTGCAGGGACTGTCTGAAGGAAAGTCCAACAAGGAAATCGCGCGCGATCTGGAACTGTCTGAGCCGACCATCAAGCTTCACGTCAAAACGCTCTATCGTAAGCTGGACGTGTCGAACCGAACACAGGCGGCGCTGGTTGCAAGAGATGCCGGTCTTTTTTGATCTGCGGCTATCCATTCGGGTAGAGAGACATCCACCTGCGGCGCTTCTGATGCCGATGTGATCAATGGTCTTAAGCCAGACCCCGTATTCTCAATCTGAAAGAGTTTTCAGAGAGAAGAGATAATGGTGTTTTTGGCTGCATTCCGCAAAGGTTCAGATAAGCACGGCGCGACCAAGGCGACACTCAAGCCTGCCCAAAAGGCCAATAACGGTTACCCGAACGCCCAATTCCTACCGCGCAAGCCGCGTAATTTCTTTTGGCGTTGCAGCAGGTATACGACGTTTTTCCTTATGTGGTGTGCTGGTATCTGGATGCCGATTTTCACCTATCTGACCACAACCCCACCAAAATACACGTCCCACATGGCGCTGATTTTGCCCGGATCAGGGGCCTCGGCCTCGGTTAATTTGGAAAGCATTGGGCAGGCGTCGTCTTATGCTTCTTCAGCCTTTGCTTCCGACTCTGTCAGTCCAACCCAAACATATAAGCGGCTTATTACGGCTAATAGAATCCGCTTGGCAGCGGCCCGCAGTTTAAATTTACCTGTCATCGACCTGCCCGCGCCCTCAATCGATCTGGTTGATCAAACCGGATTGATCCGGGTGCAGATGACAGGCCATAGCGCGACCGAGGCGCAATTGCGGGCCGAGGCCATTCTAGAGGCCTTTCAGAGCGAATTGACCTTACTCAGAAACGACGAGCTTAGCATGCGAGAGCAAAGCGCTGTCTCGGCGATTGAAGAATACAGAACATCGGTGGCTGCAACCCGTGCCGACATCGGCCGCCTGCAGCAGGAAACTGGGTTTCTGTCCAAGGATCAGTTTTCGGCCCAGGTGAGTGACAATGATGCCCTGCGTGTCCTGACCGAAAACGCACAGGCCCGATTGATTGAAAAGACCGCCTATGTCCAGGCACTGGAGGCGACGCTGGGCCTGTCCGCAAAAACAGCTGCGAAAGTTCTGAACCTCTATTCTGACAACGGCTACCTTACGTTTTCCAAGGATGCCTCGAATAAGGCCGCCCAGCTTGCCGAAACCCGGTCAGAGTATGGCAATCAACACCCGCGTGTGGTTGAGGCACTAGCCCAATACACGCTCGCACAGGATTCTCTTGTCTCAATCGCTGTGGTTCGCACTGGGCTCAGCGTATCCGAAATCGAAAACCTGGAAATGTCGCAAAAGGGAAATCGTACAGATTTGCTGGCGGATCTGGTGCGCAGCGAGGCGGCGCGGCTGGGCGCCAGCGCAGAGTATGAAACCCTGAATGCACGATGCGAGGAGGAACGGCAGAAGCTGGAAGAAATTGCACCGATGGCCGCCCAGCTTGAAGATCTGCAGCGCGACTTTCGGGTGTCCGAAGCCGTTTTCACTTCGGCCATTGCGCGCGGGCAGTCCTCCAAGGTGGACGTCTATGCGTCTTACCCTTTGGTTCAGGTGCTTGAAGCCCCCTCGCTACCGCTCAAGCCATCTTCGCCTAGACGGCTGGTGACTATTGCCCTTGGTGTTGCGGCCACGGTTTGCGTGATCATTTCACTCATTCTGGGTTGGGCTCGCTTTGGAATGATCAACTGGTTGATCGCGCGCCGCGAAGAGCGCCGGGTATGAACAAGATCATTCCACAGAACCCGGCTGAAAAAATCGTCTACAAAACTTTGGTCTGGACCTGGCCCTTTTATGCCTTCGGCGCATTGTATATCGTTGGCCCGGTCCTGGGATGGATGCTTGGGTGTCTGGCCATTGTGGTTGCCTATTTGGGGGCTGCAGTCCGGGAAGATTTACGGGTCACCCGGTCAATTCCGCCGGTCGTCTGGGCTTGGATCATCGGCATGGCGGCGATGCTGATCGTCTTGTGGATCGGGCATGTGAATTTTGAGTTCGGACTGAAGTCAATCATCAGATCTACCATCGGCTGGGCCAAGGGCTGGGCGCTTATGGCGCTTTTCCCTTTGGCGGGCGCGGTTCTGCCCATCCGGCGCGCAATTCTAGTGCGTGGGCAATGTGTTGTCGGGCTATGGATACTGGCGCTGGCGCCGCTTATGCTGGTCGCGCCTTACATCGGCCTTCCCGAACGTATCTTTGTGTCGCCACTCAAGGCGGTTGGGGGGCCTGGCCCCGAGTATTTTACCGTATTCCTATATACATTGGACCCTGCCAGTGGAGCGCCCCGCTGGCAGTTCTACGCCCCATGGTCGCCCTTCGCGGCCTTACTGGGGGTCACAATGGTTCTGTTTGCGCTTGAAGAAAGCGATCGTCGCTGGAAAACGATTGGTGTGTGTGCCGGGACCCTTCTCATTTTGGCTTCCAAGTCACGCATGGGGCTGGTGGGGCTGGTCGTATGCCCGGCTATCCCGCGTCTGCTGCGCCTGACAGCGCAATCCTGGGCCTGGCAGGGCGTAGCGGGTCTTTTGGTTGTGGCAGGCATGATCGCCGATTGGCTGATCACATCGGCCCAAGCCAGTGTTTATGCATTCAAATCCGCACGCGCCGACAGTTCGCGCGTGCGCGCAACCTTACAACGCATCGCAACCGAGCGCTGGCAGGGCGAGGCATTTTGGTTTGGCCACGGACGCGTCGCCCCTGGCTCTCATATCGTAGAGTATATGCCGATAGGCAGCCATCACACGTGGTACGGTCTGTTGTTTGTCAAAG
This portion of the Parasedimentitalea marina genome encodes:
- a CDS encoding response regulator transcription factor — translated: MRILIADDHELLRDALGAFMQSEDGIELHTAADFDEACILLKGEWTYDLVLLDYNMPGMNGLNGIKEANEISGVHRVALMSGEANREIAEQALEMGAIGFIPKTLPAKSLVNAIKFMAMGEKYAPLDFMTAEADEVSHPILDKLTNRERQVLQGLSEGKSNKEIARDLELSEPTIKLHVKTLYRKLDVSNRTQAALVARDAGLF
- a CDS encoding molybdopterin-dependent oxidoreductase, which gives rise to MTINGIYSIARTLFLAAIVATRVTAGTAETEAMPVLEVTGGQGPDQAFLLSVQDLQDIAVENIVTSTIWTQGVHEFSGVPLYTLLQHLDVKGTTIQAIALNDYAVAIPRSDARVGGPIVAFAIDGQPIPRREKGPLWIIYPFDQSPEFRTETIYSRSIWQLNRLNIVQ
- a CDS encoding WecB/TagA/CpsF family glycosyltransferase, producing MQHQSISFDTFFAQGATPVFPKLDRRAVMNVEVVDATPQAAINNLLQPGKRTVFFLNAHCANMRAVKSDYATALDRADLVLPDGIGVELAARMQGDGLMANLNGTDLLPPLLKAAAKQGKSVFLFGARPGTAEKAAKHLGSMIPGLRIAGTLDGFKDAANAQDAINTINGSGADILLVAMGVPLQELWLDRFGPDLRPDLKMAVGGLFDFWAGNVKRAPLCVRQAKCEWVWRLAMEPTRLAKRYILGNFTFLFRAARHALHTRSKYAIHKRLLDVVLSTVALVALFPLLLLIGAAIRLESPGAAIFSQKRVGRNGKQFTLYKFRSMHVDAAERRKDLLSASDRDGICFKARNDPRVTKVGRILRRFSLDELPQIVNILTGKMSIVGPRPALPEEVEAYSKRALRRLSVKPGLTGIWQVSGRADVDFDRMVDMDIAYTRSRSILLDLALIAVTFQAVFKGRGAY
- a CDS encoding O-antigen ligase domain-containing protein, with the protein product MNKIIPQNPAEKIVYKTLVWTWPFYAFGALYIVGPVLGWMLGCLAIVVAYLGAAVREDLRVTRSIPPVVWAWIIGMAAMLIVLWIGHVNFEFGLKSIIRSTIGWAKGWALMALFPLAGAVLPIRRAILVRGQCVVGLWILALAPLMLVAPYIGLPERIFVSPLKAVGGPGPEYFTVFLYTLDPASGAPRWQFYAPWSPFAALLGVTMVLFALEESDRRWKTIGVCAGTLLILASKSRMGLVGLVVCPAIPRLLRLTAQSWAWQGVAGLLVVAGMIADWLITSAQASVYAFKSARADSSRVRATLQRIATERWQGEAFWFGHGRVAPGSHIVEYMPIGSHHTWYGLLFVKGVAGFLALLLPFLWQFWMAASDTVRSNRGTLPLGLMLVFLLLSFGENIEIEVYLLWPSLLLMGIHAKEQMR
- a CDS encoding ATP-binding protein; the protein is MSQVEIEYLDFLLTLEQNNHPETSDLAAVRKDFDILYSRLGILANGKLFEPTRKIEEFLRSIISLQTFLDQTIVLMDGPDDALRSAIPDLFNQSAALRPEVRSLFILGLSHFARASDMQRSRIFSTLTQLAIVSVTILVALAALFTYSLLANAQIRARGRALIRANAHMQTILSTTQEAVIVADTKGHVVDLNAAAETTFGYSLADAKGQNIDDLIVPAEHKEAHQRRFSLMVQTADNQPIGTGRVRLEARRANGERFPVELAMQSAQTEDGDVIISFLRDISQQLNAEAELRGARDQALAGEKAKANFLAMMSHEIRTPLNGLLGNLTLISKSTLDTDQTTYVQNMEISGRQLMHHVNSILDIAKFESGKPAVVQSTFHLGHFLQDIVDGQSGHAGRNQTTIEWEWLGPSLEWVSTDQTILEQILLNLVGNAIKFTHVGHISIEAEQITPTDDTCNVELRIIDSGIGISDEDQLRIFEDFETCDSTYTRDSGGTGLGLGIVRRMVQLLGGSIGVESTPGDGSVFWLHLPLLPVAEPLPDSSEEKARAADQSLSILVAEDVETNAFVARKLLERDGHKVTLVPDGLAAVAKASTETFDVILMDISMPGMDGLQATRKIRAAPQPFCDIPIFAFSANVLPEETTHFRASGMDGFIGKPLQLPELRRALQTVLDGSCMINSDPRNRPVDEEAELAKDLLNQREYNIFLGRFLTEGDALLADLENDPLTTLGFETLAAKCHQVRSTASLFGAADFATSLGNLEVAAKRSDTSASLAEIADLSDLWAKTRATLDLKSVSAGQ